The following proteins are encoded in a genomic region of Roseinatronobacter sp. S2:
- a CDS encoding ChaN family lipoprotein: MIKTIIASACLAAPALAQPDVLRNLPEADVIFLGEVHDNPVHHENQTIATQAIGPAALVFEMLTDDQAARIPPDADLDQDALQALLDWDNSGWPDFAMYYPLFTAAPTAAIFGAGLPRDAARNAMGQPLTQAFSGDAARFGLDMPLDSVQQQAREDLQARAHCDALPDEMLPMMVDIQRLRDAMLADAALKAYQDTGGPVVVITGTGHARTDWGAPALLAQAAPDLRILSIGQFESEPDDPAHDLHLVTEPHPRPDPCDAFR; the protein is encoded by the coding sequence ATGATAAAAACCATAATTGCATCTGCATGTCTGGCTGCGCCCGCGTTGGCGCAGCCGGATGTATTGCGTAACCTGCCCGAAGCTGACGTTATTTTTCTGGGCGAGGTGCATGACAACCCCGTCCATCATGAAAACCAGACCATCGCAACGCAGGCCATAGGGCCTGCCGCACTTGTGTTTGAAATGCTGACTGATGATCAGGCAGCGCGCATCCCACCCGACGCGGACCTTGATCAGGACGCCTTGCAGGCGCTGCTTGATTGGGACAATTCTGGCTGGCCGGATTTTGCGATGTATTATCCGCTGTTTACCGCAGCCCCGACTGCCGCGATTTTTGGTGCGGGGCTGCCACGCGATGCAGCACGCAATGCCATGGGGCAGCCGCTGACACAGGCGTTTTCCGGCGATGCCGCGCGCTTCGGGCTGGATATGCCCTTGGACAGCGTGCAACAACAGGCCCGCGAAGACCTGCAAGCACGCGCCCATTGCGATGCGCTGCCAGATGAGATGTTGCCCATGATGGTGGACATACAGCGTTTGCGCGATGCGATGCTGGCAGATGCCGCACTGAAGGCCTATCAGGACACTGGCGGCCCTGTCGTTGTGATTACCGGCACCGGCCATGCGCGAACAGATTGGGGCGCGCCTGCCCTGCTTGCGCAAGCCGCACCTGATCTGCGCATCCTGTCCATAGGCCAGTTTGAAAGCGAACCGGATGACCCTGCGCATGATCTGCATCTGGTCACAGAACCGCACCCGCGCCCTGACCCCTGCGATGCGTTTCGTTAG
- a CDS encoding YraN family protein yields MTPQKRNYHAGLAAEDCVMRDYLDEGYHLRARRWRGQRGELDLVLSRGAEIVFVEVKKSRCFDTAAARIGAAQIARLFTTAAQYLGTCPQGALTPSRFDVALVNAQGQVARLENALCA; encoded by the coding sequence ATGACACCGCAGAAACGCAATTATCACGCGGGTCTTGCCGCCGAAGACTGCGTGATGCGCGACTATCTGGATGAAGGGTATCATCTGCGGGCGCGCCGCTGGCGTGGCCAACGGGGGGAATTGGACCTTGTTTTGTCGCGCGGTGCGGAAATCGTGTTTGTCGAAGTCAAGAAAAGCCGTTGCTTTGACACTGCCGCCGCGCGGATCGGGGCGGCACAAATTGCGCGGCTGTTCACGACTGCCGCGCAATATCTGGGCACATGTCCGCAGGGCGCGCTGACGCCATCGCGTTTCGATGTGGCACTGGTCAATGCACAGGGTCAGGTGGCGCGGCTGGAAAACGCCTTATGCGCCTGA
- the gshB gene encoding glutathione synthase, which translates to MAHQLRVAFQMDPIEAVDIAADSTFRIALEAQARGHELFCYTPDKLVFREGRVQALAHPVTLQAVKGAHVTKGAAQMLDLAQIDVVWLRQDPPFDMGYITTTHLLDMIHPSTLVVNDPFWVRNYPEKLLVLQFPDLTPPTMIARDLATIRDFKATHGDVILKPLYGNGGAGVFRLDPNDRNLASLHELFTGISREPLIVQKYLPAVAKGDKRIILVDGAPIGAINRVPADGETRSNMHVGGRPEKVALTARDHEICAAIGPLLRDKGQIFVGIDVIGDYLTEINLTSPTGLQELERFDGTNGAELIWQAIEGKRAT; encoded by the coding sequence GTGGCACATCAACTACGCGTGGCATTTCAGATGGACCCGATAGAGGCCGTGGATATCGCGGCAGACAGCACATTCCGCATCGCGCTGGAAGCGCAGGCGCGCGGACATGAGTTGTTTTGCTATACGCCGGACAAACTTGTGTTCCGCGAAGGTCGTGTTCAGGCGCTGGCCCATCCGGTCACCTTGCAGGCGGTCAAGGGCGCGCATGTCACCAAGGGCGCGGCACAGATGCTGGATCTGGCGCAGATCGATGTTGTCTGGCTGCGCCAGGACCCGCCGTTTGACATGGGCTATATCACGACCACCCATCTGCTGGACATGATTCACCCGTCCACATTGGTGGTCAATGATCCGTTCTGGGTCAGAAACTACCCTGAAAAACTGCTGGTGCTGCAATTCCCCGATCTGACACCGCCCACGATGATTGCCCGTGATCTGGCAACCATCCGTGACTTCAAGGCGACCCATGGCGATGTGATTCTGAAACCACTTTATGGCAATGGCGGCGCGGGTGTTTTCCGGCTGGACCCCAATGATCGCAATCTGGCATCCCTGCATGAATTGTTCACCGGCATCAGCCGCGAGCCGCTGATCGTGCAGAAATACCTGCCTGCGGTGGCAAAAGGCGACAAACGGATCATTCTGGTCGACGGGGCGCCCATCGGGGCCATCAACCGTGTGCCTGCGGATGGGGAAACGCGCTCGAACATGCATGTGGGCGGGCGCCCCGAAAAAGTTGCCCTGACCGCGCGCGACCACGAAATCTGTGCCGCCATCGGCCCGCTACTGCGTGACAAGGGTCAGATATTCGTGGGCATTGACGTGATCGGCGATTACCTGACCGAAATCAACCTGACCTCGCCCACCGGCCTACAAGAACTGGAACGCTTTGACGGCACGAACGGCGCGGAACTGATCTGGCAAGCCATCGAGGGCAAGCGCGCCACATGA
- a CDS encoding bifunctional 2',3'-cyclic-nucleotide 2'-phosphodiesterase/3'-nucleotidase, producing MGQERWQFAPVNEVSSTVDLRIMETTDLHVHLHPYDYYADCPNPDLGLVRLSELVDQARAEVPNCLLFDNGDFLQGTPVGDFFAYDRGLKEGDLHPVMAAMNAMRYDAITLGNHEFNYGLDFLMKSLAQAEFPVVSANIATTLGRGPRDDRGLVRPYKLIRQQLVDRAGLSHDICIGVIGVAPPQITVWERLHLHNRIQMRDMVTSAAAWVPEMREAGADLVVMLAHTGIGPLRHTEGMENAVIPLARIDGVDLLLTGHSHQVFPSRVFADIPGVDIDKGTICGKPTVMSGFFGSHLGVIDLRMVREGGNWRVIGTKVENRALRDASMSFSRPDQGARTQPMRSPKVRKIVARAHDMVLESIRQPIGQTSAPINSFFVFLGHSASTALVAEAQRAFVAKRIAGGPHDALPVLSSVSPSKAGGLGGPRNYTNVGAGALTVRSLSDLYTYPNRIAALKLSGAQIACWLERSASCYNQLHDGLDDEMLLNPAHPSYNFEVIYGLEYEFDLTQPARFEGDGSVINPRNSRVCNLRWNGRPVDPQAEFVLCTNSFRAYGAGGFEGASADNLVFEDPAITRDILREYVRNQSHLSIDPQGPFRLQFRTGKSAILRTGPAAYEHIDTISDFAPELVGVDKKGFMRVRVQL from the coding sequence ATGGGGCAAGAACGGTGGCAATTCGCGCCAGTGAACGAGGTGAGCAGCACTGTCGATCTGCGGATTATGGAAACAACGGATCTTCATGTCCACCTGCATCCATATGATTATTACGCAGATTGTCCCAACCCCGATCTGGGGCTTGTGCGCTTGTCAGAACTGGTGGATCAGGCGCGCGCCGAGGTGCCGAACTGCCTGTTGTTTGACAATGGCGATTTCCTGCAAGGGACCCCTGTGGGGGATTTCTTTGCCTATGATCGCGGCCTGAAAGAGGGCGATCTGCACCCGGTGATGGCGGCCATGAATGCCATGCGCTATGATGCCATTACCCTTGGAAATCATGAATTCAACTATGGGCTGGATTTCTTGATGAAGTCCCTTGCGCAGGCGGAATTTCCCGTGGTGTCAGCCAATATTGCGACAACCCTTGGCCGTGGGCCGCGCGATGACCGTGGCCTTGTCAGGCCCTACAAGCTGATCCGTCAGCAACTGGTGGACCGCGCCGGACTGTCCCATGATATTTGCATCGGGGTGATCGGTGTTGCGCCGCCACAAATTACCGTTTGGGAAAGATTGCATCTGCACAACCGGATCCAGATGCGCGACATGGTCACGTCAGCCGCGGCATGGGTGCCCGAAATGCGTGAAGCGGGTGCAGATCTGGTTGTCATGCTGGCTCATACCGGGATTGGCCCGCTGCGCCACACGGAGGGCATGGAAAACGCCGTTATCCCGCTTGCGCGCATTGACGGTGTTGATTTGCTGCTGACAGGTCATAGCCATCAGGTTTTCCCGTCGCGCGTGTTTGCCGATATTCCCGGCGTCGATATCGACAAAGGCACGATCTGCGGCAAACCCACAGTCATGAGCGGCTTTTTCGGGTCGCATCTGGGGGTGATCGACCTGCGCATGGTCCGCGAAGGCGGGAATTGGCGGGTTATCGGAACAAAGGTTGAAAACCGTGCATTGCGCGACGCCTCGATGAGTTTTTCGCGCCCCGATCAGGGCGCGCGCACCCAGCCAATGCGCAGCCCCAAAGTGCGCAAGATCGTTGCACGCGCGCATGATATGGTGTTGGAAAGCATTCGCCAGCCCATCGGGCAAACCTCGGCGCCGATCAACAGCTTCTTTGTGTTTCTGGGCCACAGTGCGTCAACCGCGCTGGTGGCCGAAGCGCAGCGCGCCTTTGTGGCAAAACGTATCGCGGGCGGCCCGCATGATGCGCTGCCGGTTCTGTCCTCCGTGTCGCCATCCAAGGCGGGCGGGCTTGGGGGGCCGCGCAATTATACCAATGTTGGGGCAGGGGCGTTGACCGTCCGGTCATTGTCCGATCTTTATACCTATCCCAACCGCATTGCTGCGCTGAAGCTTTCGGGCGCGCAAATCGCGTGCTGGCTGGAACGCAGCGCATCCTGTTACAACCAGCTGCATGACGGGCTGGATGATGAAATGCTGCTGAATCCGGCCCATCCGTCCTATAATTTTGAAGTCATATATGGCCTTGAATACGAATTCGACCTGACCCAACCCGCCCGATTCGAGGGGGATGGCAGTGTGATCAACCCCCGTAATTCGCGCGTCTGCAATTTGCGCTGGAATGGCCGGCCCGTGGACCCGCAGGCGGAATTTGTGTTGTGCACCAACAGTTTCCGGGCATATGGTGCCGGTGGTTTCGAAGGGGCGAGCGCGGATAATCTGGTGTTTGAAGATCCCGCAATCACGCGCGATATTCTGCGCGAATATGTTCGCAACCAGTCTCATCTGTCGATTGACCCCCAAGGGCCGTTCCGGTTGCAGTTCCGCACGGGCAAATCTGCCATTTTGCGCACTGGCCCCGCCGCCTATGAACATATTGACACCATCAGCGATTTCGCGCCCGAACTGGTCGGTGTTGACAAGAAGGGGTTTATGCGGGTTCGGGTCCAGCTATAG
- the coaBC gene encoding bifunctional phosphopantothenoylcysteine decarboxylase/phosphopantothenate--cysteine ligase CoaBC yields MVAGKHITLIIGGGIAAYKCLDLIRKLRAAGAQVTPVVTRAGAEFVTPLSVAALAGARVYQDLFDLKDESEMGHIQLSRAADLLVVAPATADMMAKMAGGHADDLATTLLLATDKPVLIAPAMNLRMWEHAATRRNLAQLRADGVAVVGSESGDMACGEYGPGRMAEPAQILDAIATALGPRPLTGKRVLVTSGPTHEPIDPVRYIANRSSGAQGTAIAAALRDLGADVVFVTGPAPVAPPSGVQVVAVETARDMLHAVDAALPVDVAVMAAAVADWRVENNFAQKIKKTPQGTPELRFSENPDILKQLSSHASRPELVIGFAAETENVVANAMAKRTRKGCDWIVANDVSPATGIMGGSENAVHLVTQTGVEDWPRLPKTEVARKLAARIAKALT; encoded by the coding sequence ATGGTAGCGGGCAAACATATCACCCTGATTATCGGTGGCGGAATCGCGGCCTATAAATGTCTGGACCTGATCCGCAAGCTGCGCGCGGCGGGCGCACAGGTGACACCCGTTGTGACGCGCGCGGGCGCGGAATTCGTAACCCCCCTGTCGGTGGCCGCACTTGCGGGCGCGCGCGTCTATCAAGACCTGTTCGACCTGAAGGACGAATCTGAAATGGGGCATATCCAGTTGTCCCGCGCGGCGGATTTGCTGGTCGTGGCCCCTGCCACTGCCGATATGATGGCCAAAATGGCGGGCGGGCATGCCGATGATCTGGCGACAACGCTGCTGTTGGCAACAGACAAGCCCGTTTTGATTGCCCCTGCGATGAATCTGCGCATGTGGGAACATGCAGCAACGCGGCGCAATCTGGCACAGTTGCGTGCGGATGGCGTGGCGGTTGTGGGGTCAGAGTCTGGCGATATGGCGTGCGGTGAATACGGGCCGGGCCGGATGGCCGAACCTGCACAAATCCTGGATGCGATTGCCACAGCACTTGGCCCACGCCCGCTGACGGGCAAGCGTGTGCTGGTCACATCGGGGCCGACGCATGAACCGATTGATCCGGTGCGCTATATTGCAAACCGTTCCTCCGGGGCGCAAGGGACGGCCATCGCGGCGGCGCTGCGCGATCTGGGCGCGGATGTGGTGTTTGTGACCGGCCCTGCACCTGTTGCCCCCCCGTCAGGCGTTCAGGTTGTGGCGGTGGAAACTGCGCGCGACATGCTGCACGCTGTTGACGCTGCATTGCCTGTGGATGTTGCTGTCATGGCGGCGGCAGTGGCCGATTGGCGGGTTGAGAACAACTTCGCGCAGAAGATTAAGAAAACACCACAAGGCACGCCAGAACTTAGGTTTTCTGAAAACCCCGACATACTGAAGCAACTGTCATCACATGCGTCGCGACCTGAACTTGTGATCGGTTTTGCAGCAGAGACGGAAAATGTGGTGGCCAACGCCATGGCCAAGCGCACCCGCAAGGGCTGCGACTGGATCGTTGCCAATGATGTGTCGCCCGCAACAGGTATCATGGGCGGGTCTGAAAATGCGGTGCATCTTGTGACACAAACCGGGGTCGAGGACTGGCCCCGCCTGCCAAAGACCGAAGTTGCCCGCAAACTGGCGGCGCGCATTGCAAAGGCCCTGACATGA
- a CDS encoding HesA/MoeB/ThiF family protein: MGLVLFLMAALWGLGWAMKAPVRARLWMIGLIYLAVVIAQLVLPETAALRMATGGTVQPWLVLGALAALGLGYSAILGRLRRRVKDRTPPPAPQTDTFREAELNRYARHIVLREIGGTGQKKLKAARVLVVGAGGLGSPALLYLAASGVGTIGVIDDDLVDGSNLQRQVIHRDDMIDTPKVFSAQAAMLALNPFIAVRPYHRRLTDDVAATLFADYDLILDGTDNFDTRYLVNRAAVATGKPLISAAITQWEGQISLYHPASGGPCYECVFPNRPAAGLAPACAEAGVVSPLPGILGTMMALEAVKHLTGAGQTLQGRLHIHDGLYAESRTLRIARRAGCACCGGNDDGAGVAIAGPEPA, encoded by the coding sequence ATGGGACTGGTTCTGTTTCTGATGGCAGCGCTTTGGGGGCTGGGCTGGGCTATGAAAGCCCCTGTCCGCGCACGGCTTTGGATGATTGGCCTGATATATCTGGCTGTGGTGATCGCGCAACTTGTCCTTCCCGAAACCGCAGCGCTGCGTATGGCCACCGGTGGCACTGTGCAGCCATGGCTGGTTCTGGGGGCATTGGCCGCTTTGGGGCTGGGATATAGCGCGATACTCGGGCGGTTGCGCCGCCGCGTCAAGGACCGCACGCCCCCGCCCGCCCCCCAGACCGACACATTCCGAGAGGCCGAGCTGAACCGCTATGCCCGCCATATTGTGTTGCGCGAAATTGGTGGCACTGGCCAGAAAAAGCTGAAAGCGGCGCGCGTGCTGGTCGTGGGCGCGGGCGGGCTGGGGTCACCTGCGCTGCTGTATCTGGCCGCATCCGGTGTGGGCACAATCGGGGTGATTGACGATGACCTTGTCGACGGGTCCAACCTGCAACGTCAGGTTATCCACCGTGACGACATGATTGACACGCCCAAGGTTTTTTCGGCGCAGGCCGCGATGCTGGCCCTTAACCCGTTCATTGCGGTGCGCCCCTATCACCGGCGGCTGACGGATGATGTCGCGGCAACCCTGTTTGCAGACTATGATCTGATACTGGATGGCACCGACAATTTCGACACGCGCTATCTGGTCAACCGCGCGGCAGTGGCCACTGGCAAGCCGCTGATCTCGGCGGCGATTACGCAATGGGAAGGGCAGATAAGCCTGTATCATCCGGCATCTGGTGGCCCATGCTATGAATGCGTTTTTCCCAACCGGCCCGCAGCGGGCCTGGCCCCCGCCTGCGCGGAAGCAGGCGTCGTGTCCCCCCTGCCCGGAATTCTTGGAACGATGATGGCGCTGGAAGCGGTCAAGCACCTGACAGGTGCAGGCCAGACATTGCAAGGGCGCTTGCATATCCATGACGGGCTATATGCGGAAAGCCGGACACTGCGCATTGCGCGGCGCGCCGGGTGTGCGTGCTGCGGTGGTAATGATGATGGGGCCGGTGTGGCTATAGCTGGACCCGAACCCGCATAA
- the dut gene encoding dUTP diphosphatase, with product MSVTINFQRLPDSDPMIDLPAYATSGAAGADIRANFVPDLRATGLRLAPMERALVPTGLACAIPQGFEMQIRARSGLAVKHGIALVNAPGTIDSDYRGPIGVIMINLGASAFTIEHGMRIAQIVIAPVTQAQFALTDRLDATDRGQGGFGSTGTV from the coding sequence ATGAGCGTGACCATTAATTTCCAACGCCTGCCCGACAGCGACCCCATGATAGACCTGCCCGCCTATGCCACAAGTGGCGCGGCGGGCGCAGATATCCGCGCCAATTTCGTGCCGGATCTGCGCGCGACCGGCTTGCGGCTGGCCCCGATGGAACGCGCGCTTGTGCCAACGGGGCTGGCCTGCGCAATCCCGCAGGGGTTTGAAATGCAAATCCGCGCGCGCTCGGGTCTGGCGGTGAAACACGGGATTGCGCTGGTGAACGCGCCCGGCACCATCGACAGCGACTATCGCGGGCCAATCGGCGTGATCATGATAAATCTGGGGGCAAGCGCATTCACCATCGAGCATGGCATGCGCATTGCCCAGATTGTCATTGCCCCCGTTACACAAGCGCAGTTTGCCTTGACCGACCGGCTTGATGCCACAGATCGTGGTCAGGGCGGGTTCGGGTCAACGGGAACGGTCTGA
- a CDS encoding alpha/beta hydrolase, with the protein MSWQLKALRVFLRQAARRSLARQPDSVAARRWFERGAWLNARGRPWVGFTHDQLGQVPALWTAQPADSAPILLYFHGGGYVMGNPRTHAALAGYLTRRTGYDTCLPDYRLAPEHPFPAAFDDALAAWQALVARGYDPAQIALGGDSAGGGLALALLAHLCATGAPRPACVFVFSPFTDLTLSGGTIRSNAASEILLPVQRLQQLRDRVLQGADATDPRISPLFSTFNGAPPVLLQVARSEILLDDSRRMAAHLREFGTDVTLQEWGNLPHVWQYFHGWLPEARKALGDCAGFIRQHLPERPSDGN; encoded by the coding sequence ATGAGTTGGCAACTCAAGGCGTTGCGCGTGTTTTTGCGTCAGGCAGCGCGCCGGTCGCTTGCGCGACAGCCCGACAGCGTGGCGGCGCGGCGCTGGTTTGAACGTGGCGCATGGCTGAATGCGCGCGGGCGGCCATGGGTCGGGTTCACGCATGATCAATTGGGACAGGTGCCCGCGCTTTGGACTGCGCAGCCTGCGGACAGCGCCCCGATCTTGCTGTATTTTCATGGCGGCGGCTATGTCATGGGCAACCCGCGCACACATGCTGCGCTGGCGGGTTATCTGACCCGCAGGACGGGGTATGACACCTGCCTGCCCGATTACCGGCTTGCCCCCGAGCATCCGTTTCCCGCAGCATTCGACGATGCGCTGGCTGCGTGGCAGGCCTTGGTCGCGCGCGGCTATGACCCGGCGCAAATTGCCTTGGGCGGCGATTCGGCAGGCGGGGGGCTGGCGCTGGCGCTGCTGGCGCATCTGTGTGCGACGGGTGCCCCGCGCCCGGCATGTGTCTTTGTTTTCTCGCCCTTCACCGACCTGACATTGTCGGGCGGGACAATCCGCAGCAATGCGGCAAGCGAAATCCTGCTGCCAGTCCAGCGGTTGCAGCAATTGCGCGACCGTGTTTTACAAGGTGCGGATGCGACCGACCCGCGCATCTCGCCATTGTTTAGCACGTTCAACGGTGCACCGCCGGTCCTGTTGCAGGTCGCACGCAGTGAAATCCTGCTGGACGATTCCCGCAGGATGGCCGCGCATCTGCGCGAATTCGGCACGGATGTGACCCTTCAGGAATGGGGCAACCTGCCCCATGTCTGGCAGTATTTTCACGGCTGGCTGCCCGAAGCGCGCAAGGCGCTGGGCGATTGCGCGGGGTTCATCCGCCAACACCTTCCGGAACGCCCATCAGACGGTAACTGA
- a CDS encoding YifB family Mg chelatase-like AAA ATPase, producing MVARALTVAFEGIEARLVEVQCAVSPGLPSFQIVGLPDKAVSEARERVRAALSAMSVALPSKRITINLSPADLPKEGSHFDLPIAMALLAALEIIPPEDVAGTVALGELSLDGTLVAVLGALPAAMAAAEGGYTLFCPASCGPEAAWVDATRVFAPSTLAQVIRHYSGQAPLTPATPGEVVRNHGLRDLMDVKGQERAKRALEIAAAGRHHMLMVGTPGSGKSMLAARLPGILPELGAGEALETSMIHSISGLLEQGGISRTRPFREPHHTASVAAIVGGGKGAKPGEISLAHNGVLFLDELPEFPRMVLETLRQPIETGEVVVARANAHIRYPCRFLLVAAANPCKCGYMTEPSRACARAPVCGDDYMGRISGPLMDRFDLRVEVPPVAYSDLDLPPSGDSSASVAARVAQARARQAARFAGHAGMRVNADVEGALLEDIARPDAEGRALLMRAADRFGLTARAYHRLLRVARTIADLEGADTVRAPHMAEAISYRLMGVPEGVGG from the coding sequence ATGGTCGCACGGGCATTGACAGTTGCGTTTGAAGGGATTGAAGCCCGCCTTGTCGAAGTGCAATGCGCGGTATCACCGGGCCTGCCATCCTTCCAGATTGTGGGCCTGCCCGACAAGGCCGTGTCGGAAGCGCGCGAAAGGGTGCGCGCGGCGCTGTCTGCAATGTCTGTTGCCCTGCCATCCAAGCGGATCACCATCAACCTGTCCCCTGCCGACTTGCCGAAGGAAGGGTCACATTTCGACCTGCCCATCGCCATGGCGTTGCTGGCCGCGCTGGAGATTATTCCGCCAGAGGATGTGGCCGGCACGGTCGCGTTGGGGGAATTGTCACTGGATGGCACATTGGTTGCGGTGCTGGGCGCGTTGCCCGCCGCCATGGCGGCCGCAGAAGGGGGGTATACGCTGTTTTGCCCCGCATCCTGCGGACCAGAAGCCGCATGGGTTGATGCGACCCGCGTTTTCGCGCCCTCGACCCTCGCGCAAGTCATTCGCCATTATTCGGGGCAGGCGCCCCTGACACCCGCCACCCCCGGCGAGGTGGTGCGCAATCACGGGCTGCGCGACCTTATGGATGTGAAGGGGCAGGAACGCGCCAAACGTGCGTTGGAAATTGCTGCGGCGGGGCGACATCATATGCTGATGGTGGGCACACCGGGGTCGGGCAAATCCATGCTGGCCGCCCGACTGCCGGGCATCCTGCCCGAACTGGGCGCAGGCGAAGCGTTGGAAACCTCGATGATCCATTCCATTTCAGGGCTTTTGGAACAGGGTGGAATTTCGCGCACGCGCCCGTTCCGTGAACCCCATCACACGGCGTCCGTCGCGGCGATTGTCGGGGGCGGCAAAGGGGCCAAACCGGGCGAGATATCACTGGCCCATAACGGGGTGCTGTTTCTGGATGAATTGCCGGAATTTCCGCGCATGGTTCTGGAAACGCTGCGCCAGCCCATTGAAACCGGCGAAGTGGTGGTGGCGCGCGCCAATGCGCATATCCGCTACCCGTGCCGTTTTCTGCTGGTCGCGGCCGCCAATCCCTGCAAATGCGGCTATATGACCGAACCGTCCCGCGCCTGCGCGCGCGCGCCAGTGTGCGGCGATGACTATATGGGCCGCATTTCAGGACCTTTGATGGACCGGTTTGATCTGCGTGTGGAAGTGCCGCCTGTCGCCTACTCTGACCTTGATCTGCCGCCATCAGGCGACAGTTCGGCCAGTGTGGCTGCGCGCGTGGCGCAGGCGCGGGCGCGGCAGGCGGCGCGTTTTGCCGGGCATGCGGGGATGCGCGTCAATGCCGATGTCGAAGGGGCGCTGCTGGAAGATATCGCGCGCCCCGATGCCGAAGGGCGCGCGCTTTTGATGCGCGCGGCGGACCGTTTCGGACTGACGGCGCGGGCCTATCACCGGCTGTTGCGGGTTGCGCGCACCATTGCAGACCTTGAAGGGGCAGACACCGTGCGCGCCCCCCACATGGCCGAGGCGATCAGTTACCGTCTGATGGGCGTTCCGGAAGGTGTTGGCGGATGA
- a CDS encoding RNA polymerase factor sigma-32 has translation MALDYSDDRTMSRKAMKAELLDAETELRLAYAWRDHRDEAALHRLITAYMRLAISMASRFRRYGAPMNDLIQEAGLGLMKAADKFDPDRGVRFSTYAVWWIKASIQDYVMRNWSMVRTGSTSSQKSLFFNLRRVQAKFEREAMARGERLDPHQLREMISQEVGVPLHDVEMMEGRLSGSDYSLNATQSSDEDGREWIDALEDDSEQASDGVELAHDTAQLREWLLNAMQTLSERERFILRERKLRADPRTLESLGQEMGLSKERIRQLEAAAFKKMRKALETQSREVLHFLA, from the coding sequence ATGGCGCTGGACTATTCAGATGATCGCACGATGTCCCGTAAGGCCATGAAGGCCGAACTTCTGGACGCTGAAACCGAATTGCGGCTTGCATATGCATGGCGTGACCACCGCGACGAAGCAGCCCTGCACAGGCTGATCACTGCCTATATGCGACTGGCCATTTCCATGGCGTCACGTTTCCGGCGCTATGGTGCCCCCATGAATGACCTGATTCAGGAAGCGGGGCTTGGCCTGATGAAGGCGGCTGATAAATTCGACCCGGACCGCGGGGTGCGCTTTTCAACCTATGCTGTGTGGTGGATCAAGGCCAGCATTCAGGATTATGTGATGCGTAACTGGTCCATGGTGCGCACGGGGTCCACGTCCAGCCAGAAATCGCTGTTTTTCAACCTGCGCCGCGTGCAGGCCAAATTCGAACGCGAAGCCATGGCGCGCGGCGAGCGGCTGGACCCCCACCAGTTGCGTGAAATGATATCGCAGGAAGTCGGGGTTCCGTTGCACGATGTCGAAATGATGGAAGGGCGGCTTTCGGGGTCTGACTATTCGCTGAATGCCACCCAGTCCAGCGACGAGGACGGGCGCGAATGGATTGACGCGCTGGAAGATGACAGCGAGCAGGCCAGCGACGGTGTGGAACTTGCCCATGACACGGCGCAACTGCGCGAATGGTTGCTGAACGCCATGCAAACCCTAAGCGAGCGCGAGCGGTTCATCTTGCGGGAGCGTAAACTGCGCGCAGACCCGCGCACGCTGGAATCCCTGGGGCAGGAAATGGGCCTGTCCAAAGAGCGTATTCGCCAGCTTGAAGCCGCAGCCTTCAAGAAAATGCGTAAAGCCCTTGAAACCCAGTCGCGAGAAGTGCTTCACTTCCTTGCATGA